One genomic window of Paramormyrops kingsleyae isolate MSU_618 chromosome 22, PKINGS_0.4, whole genome shotgun sequence includes the following:
- the vkorc1 gene encoding vitamin K epoxide reductase complex subunit 1 yields MAGRAPCWERAARWSLCTLGMLLSVYALHVELSRERDPGYRAMCDLGASVSCSKVFTSRWGRGFGLVQLVLSKENILNQPNSVLGIIFYTLQLALGQSASSRAALFLVFSSWVSVAGSLYLAGVLLFILEDLCLVCVTTYLINFALLYTNLRRKRGLTLAKEKAG; encoded by the exons ATGGCAGGGAGGGCTCCCTGCTGGGAGCGGGCAGCCCGCTGGTCGCTCTGCACGCTCGGCATGCTGCTGTCTGTGTACGCCCTGCATGTGGAGCTTTCCCGGGAGAGAGACCCGGGCTACCGAGCCATGTGCGACCTTGGCGCCTCGGTCAGCTGCTCCAAAGTCTTCACGTCCAG GTGGGGCCGTGGCTTCGGACTAGTGCAATTAGTCTTGTCAAAAGAGAACATATTAAATCAGCCTAACAGTGTCCTGGGAATCATCTTCTACACGCTGCAGTTGGCATTGG GTCAGTCAGCGTCCAGCAGAGCAGCGCTGTTTCTGGTGTTTTCCTCTTGGGTTTCAGTGGCAGGGTCGCTTTACCTAGCTGGAGTGCTGCTCTTCATTCTAGAGGACCTCTGCCTGGTGTGCGTCACAACGTACCTCATCAACTTTGCTTTGCTCTACACCAACCTCAGGAGGAAAAGGGGGTTGACTTTGGCCAAAGAGAAGGCTGGTTGA
- the thoc6 gene encoding THO complex subunit 6 homolog isoform X2 encodes MSVFSQSFSPCGRFLAAGNNYGEIAVFSLSSSLSPEATEINRKPILTFTAHEGPVFSLLSTDTHLLSAGNGEISAWSWTELAKRNTKAVWIRRPQYKLSLEIPEINAMVINARDNSLAVGGGDNNVHIMDLESGIFKSVLQGHTDYIHCLSIREREGELLSGGEDGAVRMWDVRTGQSVHCVEVYKYEQCARPQHGKWISCVTTDSDWMLCGGGPSLSLWHLRSLSPTSVFPLSGCQRQAMFYQDLILAVGEGHFASHCLLGGEVKSLIPCTPPSLNTLALNTNSTEHRVLTVGGSSDQIDVFTNLSYRAFSLSF; translated from the exons ATGTCGGTGTTTTCTCAGAGCTTCTCTCCCTGCGGTCGGTTTTTAGCTGCAGGGAACAACTACGGTGAGATCGCAGTTTTCAG tctGTCATCCTCACTTAGCCCAGAGGCAACAGAAATCAACAGAAAACCCATCCTCACTTTCACTG CTCACGAGGGACCTGTTTTTTCCCTTCTGTCCACCGACACACATCTTCTTAGTGCAGGAAATGGAGAGATTAGTGCTTGGAGTTGGACAGAGCTGGCAAAAAGA AACACCAAAGCTGTCTGGATTAGAAGACCACAATACAA ATTGAGCTTGGAGATCCCTGAGATCAATGCAATGGTCATTAATGCCAGA GACAACAGCCTGGCTGTGGGTGGGGGTGATAACAATGTTCACATTATGGATCTAGAAAGTGGCATTTTCAAG TCTGTGCTGCAGGGCCACACTGACTACATCCACTGCTTGAGCATCAGAGAACGGGAAGGAGAGCTGCTCTCTGGTGGGGAGGATGGAGCTGTCAGGATGTGGG ATGTCCGAACAGGACAGTCTGTGCACTGTGTGGAGGTTTACAAGTACGAG CAATGTGCTCGGCCCCAGCATGGGAAGTGGATTAGCTGTGTCACCACGGATTCTGACTGGATG CTGTGTGGCGGCGGCCCTTCCCTCTCGCTCTGGCATCTGCGCTCACTCTCCCCCACCTCCGTCTTCCCTCTGTCCGGATGCCAGCGACAGGCGATGTTCTACCAGGATCTT ATCTTAGCAGTGGGGGAGGGCCACTTTGCTTCCCACTGTCTCCTCGGCGGTGAAGTTAAGTCACTGATTCCCTGCACACCCCCATCACTCAACACACTGGCTCTGAACACCAACAGCACTGAGCACAGG GTGCTgacagtagggggcagcagtgACCAGATCGATGTTTTCACCAACCTATCATACAGggccttctctctctccttttga
- the LOC111836827 gene encoding prostasin-like isoform X3 has translation MGSRGHVCGGSLIAKDWVLSAAHCFPKLADISSYRLYVGRHQLSGVNHHEVSSRVRRVVVPAGYTNPQDGQDVALVQLATPVQWSNWIQPVCLPSDDAVFPSGMQCYVTGWGHIREGVSLPGVGTLQEVQVRIIRQMSCQKMYQVLAFTSDQVDILPDMICAGFPEGGRDSCQGDSGGPLVCPMVNGTWVQAGVVSFGQGCAQPNRPGIYAKVSTFASFIRSTVPEIQLHSAAFRAWTWASALLVLAAAVLSWLG, from the exons ATGGGCAGCAGGGGTCATGTCTGTGGGGGCTCACTCATAGCCAAGGACTGGGTGCTGTCTGCTGCGCACTGCTTCCCAAA GCTCGCCGACATCTCGTCCTACCGGCTGTACGTGGGCAGGCACCAGCTCAGTGGCGTCAATCACCACGAGGTGTCCAGTCGGGTCCGGCGAGTTGTGGTTCCAGCAGGCTACACCAATCCTCAAGATGGCCAGGATGTGGCTCTGGTCCAGCTGGCCACACCGGTCCAGTGGTCAAACTGGATCCAGCCAGTGTGTTTGCCCAGTGATGATGCTGTGTTTCCCAGTGGGATGCAGTGCTATGTCACTGGCTGGGGCCACATCAGGGAGGGGG TGTCTCTGCCTGGCGTGGGGACCCTACAAGAAGTGCAGGTGCGCATCATCAGACAAATGTCCTGTCAGAAGATGTACCAGGTTCTGGCCTTCACCTCTGACCAAGTGGACATACTTCCTGACATGATCTGTGCTGGGTTCCCAGAAGGAGGCAGGGATTCCTGCCAG GGTGATTCAGGGGGGCCCCTCGTGTGCCCCATGGTGAACGGGACCTGGGTACAGGCGGGGGTGGTGAGTTTCGGTCAAGGTTGTGCCCAGCCTAACAGGCCTGGCATTTACGCTAAAGTCTCCACCTTCGCCAGCTTCATTCGCAGCACGGTGCCAGAGATCCAGCTGCACAGCGCAGCCTTCCGGGCCTGGACCTGGGCCTCGGCCCTGCTCGTGCTTGCTGCTGCAGTATTGTCTTGGCTTGGATAG
- the mapk7 gene encoding mitogen-activated protein kinase 7, with translation MSASEYGKADVPKERSSTSGITMTTSMDNNKKNSQARTGCQTESNNDTTSTADSNLALLKAHSLDVKFEVGEEYDIIETIGTGAYGVVSSARRRDNGQRVAIKKIPNAFEVLTNAKRTLRELKILKHFKHDNIIAIKDILQPALPHSAFKSVYVVLDLMESDLHQIIHSHQPLTQEHTRYFLYQLLRGLKYVHSANVIHRDLKPSNLLVNENCELKIGDFGMARGLSQRPEESRSFMTEYVATRWYRAPELMLSLHHYSLAIDLWSVGCIFAEMLGRKQLFPGKHYVHQLQLILSVLGTPPEGIIGAIGADRVRSYVQSLPHRAPIPLTTLYPHAEPNALDLLGAMLRFDPHERITVTQALAHPYLAKYHDPDDEPVCVPAFDFEFDKLPLSREQIKEAILDEIRDFHQQKEKGGRKIRFLPKPAYSKRHGSLAASTGATGNTPTTGPGQLPVQHLPSQEFQQEPDITGSQAAFTDQTPKLCKQPPPHLTKSQPGLTQSQDVDMLSANSDSGHPEPETIDLTTPVSTQGTSPSHTIEHTPGREEPPQNEGSLTSMSQNHTLSNQMPSSSLVQAPPSCSRPCNSLTLSESQAQSLSQSLSQSLSRSLTRGGKVGSGDGVRKEGAISDDTKAALKAVLQKSALRQRARSDGSSMSLPTEMGRGGVLASCSLSNSQSEQRRPITAQERQREREEKRRKRKERARERERKMKEKEKKDGKAAESIRGVPLSDNDKSLLQRWIRMMDSCTDRSQPIIDSVTGKKDSQVHTLCVETAGQIQPLLGKGLQLVESDSGQRNNGAGEHQLQSKGPQHQTVPKTNHTLSTFYQPRGSPAVPLPFPVMQVPVGRMDMLSTHVGIDGLGSCTAVKNSSVRHQVDFRGGNTYDTMENWPGPDRPATGPSLPQHQLLPLGVFLNKIHIPSGGEELHVEVNGDVSMATQTNGKLPPNLSSTRPRSMEKVHPSLSNHSQSPPSGSSVLPRPIHESTTPEQPVGGSIPDIHTVTLQLSKSQVDDVLPPVFSVTPKGSGAGYGVGFDLDELLTQSFTDLQQPDPKDSHSDSAPLSASLLSDWLEVHRMSPADLESLQQELQLGSPMILSDAHSISDT, from the exons ATGTCAGCCAGTGAATATGGAAAGGCTGATGTTCCAAAAGAACGGTCTTCAACATCTGGCATCACCATGACGACCAGCATGGATAACAACAAAAAGAACAGCCAAGCAAGGACTGGATGTCAAACTGAGTCTAATAACGACACAACCTCCACTGCGGACTCCAACCTGGCTCTACTTAAAGCCCACTCACTAGATGTGAAGTTTGAGGTGGGTGAGGAGTATGACATCATAGAGACCATCGGAACGGGAGCCTATGGTGTCGTTTCCTCTGCCAGGAGGCGGGACAATG GTCAGAGGGTGGCTATAAAGAAAATCCCCAATGCTTTTGAGGTGCTGACCAATGCAAAGCGTACCCTCAGGGAGCTCAAGATTCTCAAGCATTTCAAGCATGACAACATCATTGCCATCAAAGATATCCTGCAGCCGGCCTTACCTCACTCTGCCTTCAAGTCTGT CTATGTGGTTCTGGACCTGATGGAGAGTGACCTCCATCAGATCATCCACTCCCATCAGCCTCTGACACAAGAGCACACTCGGTACTTCCTTTACCAGCTGTTAAGAGGCCTCAAGTATGTCCATTCTGCCAATGTGATCCACCGAGATCTGAAACCCTCCAATCTACTGGTCAATGAAAACTGTGAGCTGAAGATTGGAGATTTTGGGATGGCTCGAGGGCTGAGCCAGCGGCCCGAGGAGTCCCGCTCCTTTATGACAGAGTATGTAGCGACTCGGTGGTACCGGGCCCCTGAGCTAATGTTGTCCCTGCACCACTACAGCTTGGCCATTGACTTGTGGTCAGTGGGTTGTATCTTCGCTGAGATGCTGGGAAGGAAGCAGCTCTTTCCTGGCAAGCACTATGTCCACCAGCTGCAGCTTATCCTTTCTGTACTGGGTACACCCCCAGAGGGGATCATAGGGGCCATAGGAGCAGACCGGGTCCGCTCATATGTTCAGAGCCTTCCGCACCGAGCACCCATTCCTCTGACAACGCTGTATCCCCATGCTGAGCCAAATGCCCTGGACCTGCTGGGGGCCATGCTGCGCTTTGACCCACATGAGCGGATCACGGTGACCCAGGCGCTGGCTCACCCCTACCTTGCCAAGTACCATGACCCAGACGacgagcctgtgtgtgtgccagcCTTTGACTTTGAGTTTGACAAACTCCCGCTCAGTAGGGAGCAGATTAAAGAGGCCATCCTGGATGAGATTCGAGACTTCCACCAGCAGAAAGAAAAGGGCGGGAGAAAGATCCGGTTCTTGCCCAAGCCAGCTTACAGCAAGCGGCACGGCTCCCTTGCAGCCAGTACGGGTGCCACTGGTAACACGCCAACCACTGGGCCAGGGCAGTTACCAGTTCAGCATTTGCCAAGCCAAGAATTTCAGCAGGAACCGGACATCACAGGGTCTCAGGCAGCATTCACAGATCAGACCCCTAAACTCTGTAAACAACCCCCACCTCATCTGACCAAGTCACAGCCAGGATTGACCCAAAGCCAGGATGTGGATATGTTGAGTGCGAACTCTGACAGTGGACACCCAGAACCAGAGACCATTGATCTGACCACACCCGTCTCCACACAAGGCACCTCACCCTCACACACGATTGAACATACTCCAGGGAGAGAGGAACCACCTCAGAATGAAGGGTCTCTTACATCAATGAGTCAGAACCACACTCTCTCCAATCAGATGCCCTCATCCTCTCTTGTCCAAGCCCCACCATCTTGCTCACGCCCCTGTAACTCACTGACCCTCTCTGAGTCACAAGCCCAGTCCCTCTCGCAGTCCCTCTCTCAGTCCCTGTCCCGTTCTTTGACTCGAGGGGGTAAGGTGGGGTCGGGGGATGGGGTCAGAAAGGAAGGGGCCATCTCGGATGACACAAAAGCTGCCCTTAAAGCAGTACTGCAAAAGTCGGCCCTGCGACAGAGGGCCAGATCAG atGGGTCCTCAATGTCACTGCCCACAGAGATGGGGAGAGGAGGAGTCCTAGCAAGCTGCTCCCTCTCAAACTCACAGTCGGAACAAAGACGCCCCATTACAGCACAAGAGCGCCAAAGAGAACGGGAAGAGAAGAGGAGAAAGAGGAAAGAGCGAGCCAGGGAGCGAGAAAGGAAGATGAAGGAGAAGGAAAAGAAAGACGGAAAGGCAGCTGAGTCCATAAGAGGAGTGCCACTGAGTGACAACGACAAGAGCCTGTTGCAGCGCTGGATACGGATGATGGACAGCTGCACTGATAGATCTCAGCCAATCATAGACAGCGTCACCGGGAAGAAAGACAGTCAGGTCCACACGCTTTGTGTGGAAACGGCTGGTCAGATCCAGCCATTGTTGGGAAAGGGGCTTCAGCTGGTAGAGTCGGACTCTGGCCAGCGAAACAATGGTGCAGGCGAGCACCAGCTACAAAGCAAAGGGCCTCAGCATCAAACGGTCCCCAAAACAAACCACACCTTGTCTACTTTTTACCAGCCAAGGGGCTCCCCGGCCGTCCCACTCCCTTTTCCTGTCATGCAGGTACCAGTGGGCAGGATGGATATGCTCAGTACCCATGTGGGCATCGACGGCCTTGGGTCTTGCACAGCAGTCAAAAACAGTTCAGTCCGGCACCAGGTAGACTTCAGAGGGGGCAACACATACGACACGATGGAGAACTGGCCAGGGCCAGACAGACCAGCAACAGGTCCGTCACTCCCCCAACACCAGCTGCTACCTCTTGGGGTGTTCCTTAATAAAATTCACATCCCCTCTGGGGGGGAAGAACTCCATGTTGAAGTCAATGGGGATGTAAGCATGGCGACCCAAACCAATGGAAAATTGCCCCCCAATCTGAGTTCTACTAGGCCAAGAAGTATGGAGAAGGTTCATCCCTCCCTGAGTAACCATTCTCAAAGCCCACCATCAGGATCTTCTGTGCTACCACGGCCCATCCATGAGTCCACAACCCCAGAGcaaccagtagggggcagcatcCCTGACATTCACACAGTCACTCTGCAGCTCTCCAAGTCTCAG GTTGACGACGTGCTCCCTCCCGTGTTCTCAGTCACGCCTAAGGGCAGCGGGGCTGGCTATGGGGTGGGCTTTGACCTGGATGAGCTCCTCACACAGTCCTTCACCGACCTCCAGCAGCCTGACCCCAAGGACAG CCACAGTGACTCTGCCCCATTATCAGCCTCCTTGCTTTCCGATTGGCTTGAGGTGCACCGGATGAGCCCAGCTGACTTGGAGTCACTTCAGCAGGAACTTCAACTGGGTTCTCCCATGATCCTCTCGGACGCACACAGCATTTCTGACACCTGA
- the LOC111836821 gene encoding ras-related protein Rab-35-like: MTAKDYNHLFKLLIIGDSNVGKSSLLLRFADNSFSGSYITTIGVDFKIRTVDINGEKVKIQIWDTAGQERFRTITSTYYRNTHGVIIVYDVTNQESFVNVKRWLNEISQNCDNVCTILVGNKNDNPSKKEVHFQEAQHFGDSVGVRIFETSAKENVNVEEMFMSFIHMVLHAKKQKQQHAKRDREQGKDKVRINSHPEQERRMKGKTHC; encoded by the exons ATGACAGCAAAGGATTACAACCATCTCTTCAAGCTGCTCATCATCGGGGACTCCA ATGTCGGGAAAAGCAGTTTGCTACTCCGGTTTGCTGATAACTCATTTTCAG GGAGTTACATCACGACGATTGGTGTCGACTTTAAGATCCGCACAGTGGACATTAATGGTGAGAAGGTCAAGATACAGATCTGGGACACAGCTGGACAGGAGCGATTCAGGACCATCACTTCCAC GTATTACCGGAACACTCATGGTGTCATCATTGTCTATGATGTGACGAATCAGGAGTCTTTCGTCAATGTGAAGAGATGGTTAAATGAAATCTCCCAAAATTGTGACAATGTCTGTACGATCCTTG TGGGCAACAAGAATGATAATCCCTCCAAGAAGGAGGTCCACTTCCAGGAAGCTCAGCACTTTGGAGACTCAGTGGGAGTCAGGATCTTTGAGACGAGTGCCAAGGAAAATGTCAATGTGGAGGAG ATGTTCATGTCGTTCATTCACATGGTTCTGCATGCAAAAAAACAGAAGCAACAGCATGcgaagagagacagagaacagGGGAAAGACAAAGTCCGCATCAATTCACACCCGGAGCAAGAGAGACGGATGAAAGGGAAAACACACTGCTAG
- the LOC111836827 gene encoding serine protease 33-like isoform X2: protein MEAKVPLFAVCLVAGLLTCDTQVCGRRFLGNRIVGGNDVREGAWPWQVDIQMGSRGHVCGGSLIAKDWVLSAAHCFPKLADISSYRLYVGRHQLSGVNHHEVSSRVRRVVVPAGYTNPQDGQDVALVQLATPVQWSNWIQPVCLPSDDAVFPSGMQCYVTGWGHIREGVSLPGVGTLQEVQVRIIRQMSCQKMYQVLAFTSDQVDILPDMICAGFPEGGRDSCQGDSGGPLVCPMVNGTWVQAGVVSFGQGCAQPNRPGIYAKVSTFASFIRSTVPEIQLHSAAFRAWTWASALLVLAAAVLSWLG, encoded by the exons ATGGAGGCCAAGGTGCCGCTGTTCGCCGTCTGCCTTGTTGCAG GTCTTCTGACATGTGATACACAAG TGTGTGGCAGGAGATTCCTAGGTAACAGAATTGTCGGAGGAAATGATGTGCGGGAAGGGGCGTGGCCATGGCAGGTGGATATCCAGATGGGCAGCAGGGGTCATGTCTGTGGGGGCTCACTCATAGCCAAGGACTGGGTGCTGTCTGCTGCGCACTGCTTCCCAAA GCTCGCCGACATCTCGTCCTACCGGCTGTACGTGGGCAGGCACCAGCTCAGTGGCGTCAATCACCACGAGGTGTCCAGTCGGGTCCGGCGAGTTGTGGTTCCAGCAGGCTACACCAATCCTCAAGATGGCCAGGATGTGGCTCTGGTCCAGCTGGCCACACCGGTCCAGTGGTCAAACTGGATCCAGCCAGTGTGTTTGCCCAGTGATGATGCTGTGTTTCCCAGTGGGATGCAGTGCTATGTCACTGGCTGGGGCCACATCAGGGAGGGGG TGTCTCTGCCTGGCGTGGGGACCCTACAAGAAGTGCAGGTGCGCATCATCAGACAAATGTCCTGTCAGAAGATGTACCAGGTTCTGGCCTTCACCTCTGACCAAGTGGACATACTTCCTGACATGATCTGTGCTGGGTTCCCAGAAGGAGGCAGGGATTCCTGCCAG GGTGATTCAGGGGGGCCCCTCGTGTGCCCCATGGTGAACGGGACCTGGGTACAGGCGGGGGTGGTGAGTTTCGGTCAAGGTTGTGCCCAGCCTAACAGGCCTGGCATTTACGCTAAAGTCTCCACCTTCGCCAGCTTCATTCGCAGCACGGTGCCAGAGATCCAGCTGCACAGCGCAGCCTTCCGGGCCTGGACCTGGGCCTCGGCCCTGCTCGTGCTTGCTGCTGCAGTATTGTCTTGGCTTGGATAG
- the thoc6 gene encoding THO complex subunit 6 homolog isoform X1, whose translation MGPVELLHMSVFSQSFSPCGRFLAAGNNYGEIAVFSLSSSLSPEATEINRKPILTFTAHEGPVFSLLSTDTHLLSAGNGEISAWSWTELAKRNTKAVWIRRPQYKLSLEIPEINAMVINARDNSLAVGGGDNNVHIMDLESGIFKSVLQGHTDYIHCLSIREREGELLSGGEDGAVRMWDVRTGQSVHCVEVYKYEQCARPQHGKWISCVTTDSDWMLCGGGPSLSLWHLRSLSPTSVFPLSGCQRQAMFYQDLILAVGEGHFASHCLLGGEVKSLIPCTPPSLNTLALNTNSTEHRVLTVGGSSDQIDVFTNLSYRAFSLSF comes from the exons ATGGGTCCAGTCGAG CTCCTTCACATGTCGGTGTTTTCTCAGAGCTTCTCTCCCTGCGGTCGGTTTTTAGCTGCAGGGAACAACTACGGTGAGATCGCAGTTTTCAG tctGTCATCCTCACTTAGCCCAGAGGCAACAGAAATCAACAGAAAACCCATCCTCACTTTCACTG CTCACGAGGGACCTGTTTTTTCCCTTCTGTCCACCGACACACATCTTCTTAGTGCAGGAAATGGAGAGATTAGTGCTTGGAGTTGGACAGAGCTGGCAAAAAGA AACACCAAAGCTGTCTGGATTAGAAGACCACAATACAA ATTGAGCTTGGAGATCCCTGAGATCAATGCAATGGTCATTAATGCCAGA GACAACAGCCTGGCTGTGGGTGGGGGTGATAACAATGTTCACATTATGGATCTAGAAAGTGGCATTTTCAAG TCTGTGCTGCAGGGCCACACTGACTACATCCACTGCTTGAGCATCAGAGAACGGGAAGGAGAGCTGCTCTCTGGTGGGGAGGATGGAGCTGTCAGGATGTGGG ATGTCCGAACAGGACAGTCTGTGCACTGTGTGGAGGTTTACAAGTACGAG CAATGTGCTCGGCCCCAGCATGGGAAGTGGATTAGCTGTGTCACCACGGATTCTGACTGGATG CTGTGTGGCGGCGGCCCTTCCCTCTCGCTCTGGCATCTGCGCTCACTCTCCCCCACCTCCGTCTTCCCTCTGTCCGGATGCCAGCGACAGGCGATGTTCTACCAGGATCTT ATCTTAGCAGTGGGGGAGGGCCACTTTGCTTCCCACTGTCTCCTCGGCGGTGAAGTTAAGTCACTGATTCCCTGCACACCCCCATCACTCAACACACTGGCTCTGAACACCAACAGCACTGAGCACAGG GTGCTgacagtagggggcagcagtgACCAGATCGATGTTTTCACCAACCTATCATACAGggccttctctctctccttttga
- the LOC111836827 gene encoding serine protease 33-like isoform X1 has protein sequence MEAKVPLFAVCLVAGLLTCDTQVLAVCGRRFLGNRIVGGNDVREGAWPWQVDIQMGSRGHVCGGSLIAKDWVLSAAHCFPKLADISSYRLYVGRHQLSGVNHHEVSSRVRRVVVPAGYTNPQDGQDVALVQLATPVQWSNWIQPVCLPSDDAVFPSGMQCYVTGWGHIREGVSLPGVGTLQEVQVRIIRQMSCQKMYQVLAFTSDQVDILPDMICAGFPEGGRDSCQGDSGGPLVCPMVNGTWVQAGVVSFGQGCAQPNRPGIYAKVSTFASFIRSTVPEIQLHSAAFRAWTWASALLVLAAAVLSWLG, from the exons ATGGAGGCCAAGGTGCCGCTGTTCGCCGTCTGCCTTGTTGCAG GTCTTCTGACATGTGATACACAAG tgcTTGCAGTGTGTGGCAGGAGATTCCTAGGTAACAGAATTGTCGGAGGAAATGATGTGCGGGAAGGGGCGTGGCCATGGCAGGTGGATATCCAGATGGGCAGCAGGGGTCATGTCTGTGGGGGCTCACTCATAGCCAAGGACTGGGTGCTGTCTGCTGCGCACTGCTTCCCAAA GCTCGCCGACATCTCGTCCTACCGGCTGTACGTGGGCAGGCACCAGCTCAGTGGCGTCAATCACCACGAGGTGTCCAGTCGGGTCCGGCGAGTTGTGGTTCCAGCAGGCTACACCAATCCTCAAGATGGCCAGGATGTGGCTCTGGTCCAGCTGGCCACACCGGTCCAGTGGTCAAACTGGATCCAGCCAGTGTGTTTGCCCAGTGATGATGCTGTGTTTCCCAGTGGGATGCAGTGCTATGTCACTGGCTGGGGCCACATCAGGGAGGGGG TGTCTCTGCCTGGCGTGGGGACCCTACAAGAAGTGCAGGTGCGCATCATCAGACAAATGTCCTGTCAGAAGATGTACCAGGTTCTGGCCTTCACCTCTGACCAAGTGGACATACTTCCTGACATGATCTGTGCTGGGTTCCCAGAAGGAGGCAGGGATTCCTGCCAG GGTGATTCAGGGGGGCCCCTCGTGTGCCCCATGGTGAACGGGACCTGGGTACAGGCGGGGGTGGTGAGTTTCGGTCAAGGTTGTGCCCAGCCTAACAGGCCTGGCATTTACGCTAAAGTCTCCACCTTCGCCAGCTTCATTCGCAGCACGGTGCCAGAGATCCAGCTGCACAGCGCAGCCTTCCGGGCCTGGACCTGGGCCTCGGCCCTGCTCGTGCTTGCTGCTGCAGTATTGTCTTGGCTTGGATAG
- the rnf25 gene encoding E3 ubiquitin-protein ligase RNF25 has translation MASESDVLSEIEVLKSIYLEELRVSRNSTGDWDVSLVLHPSTAEDSLSQFVRLTLTLTLDSQYPASSPCISIHHPRGLSDDKILSVKRCLHMEAQSCLGEPALYQLIEKAKEILTESNIPHGNCVICLYGFKEEEIFTKTSCYHYFHSYCLGRYIAHSEAEIRERRKEMEADKTRGRADSQELTVVCPVCREPLTYDLEVLLASPAPHFPTLEETTVQAEFRKKWTGLQAILERQRERGGVIDPEVESNRFLIHINETPSDPSSLGPALDSPPCQVEPAPPPEPIQLPGCQSQPVSGHSQRRPDHGHKQHSQPRRRRKERSRPLQEKPDELAESVAKLTFCSGPQSTFKGNEVASEVQREAAVLVNAISSEGGVYPSAGNTADGEMHADVRLSKTMASGQPVNPSRLDTIPPPSAPGREQGQRWDRERRRAPRSFGQQAGQPEERSVKGADHWEAPRDSFHFRGGRGQRGRGGANPHHRGRGPGRGSGRGFSHRGTERVDGWDGDAWKKNEMYVHLNSPE, from the exons ATGGCGTCTGAGAGCGA TGTCTTGTCTGAGATTGAAGTTCTGAAGTCCATTTACCTGGAGGAGCTGAGAGTCAGCCGGAACAGCACCGG GGACTGGGATGTGAGCTTGGTCCTCCACCCCTCTACAGCTGAAGACTCCCTTTCCCAGTTTGTGAGGCTTACCCTGACATTAACTCTAGACTCACAG TACCCTGCCTCTTCACCCTGCATCTCCATCCATCACCCTCGTGGTCTTTCTGATGACAAGATCCTCAG TGTTAAGCGCTGTCTGCACATGGAGGCGCAGTCCTGTCTAGGAGAGCCAGCACTCTACCAGCTCATTGAG AAAGCCAAAGAGATCCTGACAGAGAGCAATATTCCCCACGGGAACTGCGTCATCTGCTTGTATGGTTTCAAG GAAGAAGAAATATTCACCAAGACCAGCTGTTATCACTATTTTCACTCGTACTGCCTGGGCCGCTACATTGCTCATTCGGAGGCTGAGATAAGAGAGAGGAGGAAGGAGATGGAGGCGGACAAGACGAGGGGTAGAGCTGACAGCCAG GAGTTGACTGTAGTGTGCCCAGTTTGTCGAGAGCCCTTGACCTATGACCTGGAAGTTCTTCtggcctctcctgctcctcacttTCCCACA CTTGAAGAGACAACTGTACAGGCAGAATTTCGAAAGAAATGGACAGGACTTCAGGCTATTTTGGAGCGACAAAGGGAAAGGGGAGGAGTCATTGACCCTGAGGTGGAATCTAATCGTTTTCTAATACATATTAATgag ACACCCTCTGATCCCAGCAGCCTGGGCCCTGCCCTAGACAGCCCTCCCTGCCAGGTGGAGCCTGCCCCTCCTCCTGAACCCATTCAGCTTCCTGGGTGTCAGAGCCAACCGGTTTCTGGCCACTCTCAGCGCAGGCCTGATCACGGCCACAAGCAGCACAGCCAGCCAAGGCGGAGGAGGAAAGAGAGGAGCCGACCGCTGCAGGAGAAGCCGGATGAGCTCGCAGAGAGTGTGGCAAAGCTCACATTCTGCTCAGGGCCACAGTCCACATTCAAGGGGAATGAGGTTGCATCTGAAGTTCAAAGAGAAGCTGCCGTTTTGGTGAATGCTATCAGCTCAGAAGGCGGAGTGTACCCAAGTGCAGGCAATACTGCAGATGGGGAGATGCATGCGGATGTGCGTTTATCAAAAACCATGGCCAGTGGGCAGCCTGTAAACCCATCGAGGTTGGACACCATCCCACCCCCCAGCGCGCCAGGGAGAGAACAAGGCCAGAGATGGGACCGAGAAAGGAGGAGGGCGCCACGAAGCTTTGGACAGCAGGCTGGTCAACCGGAGGAAAGAAGTGTCAAAGGGGCGGACCATTGGGAAGCTCCCAGGGACAGTTTCCATTTCAGGGGAGGTCGAGGTCAAAGGGGAAGGGGCGGTGCTAATCCCCACCATAGAGGTCGAGGACCAGGAAGAGGGAGTGGGAGGGGCTTTAGTCATAGGGGCACAGAGAGAGTGGATGGCTGGGATGGAGATGCTTGGAAAAAGAATGAAATGTATGTCCATTTGAATTCCCCAGAGTAG